In Labrus mixtus chromosome 11, fLabMix1.1, whole genome shotgun sequence, a single window of DNA contains:
- the kcnv1 gene encoding LOW QUALITY PROTEIN: potassium voltage-gated channel subfamily V member 1 (The sequence of the model RefSeq protein was modified relative to this genomic sequence to represent the inferred CDS: inserted 1 base in 1 codon) produces MSLPSSSLEGAEFYSRSTSPVSLDSSVFFSETTASCVTDFFIVNVGGSRYELSQELLASFPETRLGKLACCSRDSALELCDDADLLENEFFFDRNSQTFQYVMNYYRTGHLHVMEELCEVSFLQEIEYWGIDELRIKSCCRDRYYRRKEQKESLDARQEFEAEDAEDAEDFVGAACPALRRRLWDLLEKPESSRAARTFGSLSMFFVVVSVVNMVLISLDLEEDVGLSGAAAPLLFDALEYVCVLWFTGELALRFLCVRDKWRFSRSIPNVIDLLAILPFYVTLAVENLHGGSTELENVGRVVQVLRLLRSLRMLKLGRHSTGLKSLGLTIAQCYEEVGLLLLFLXVGISIFATVVFTLEHDFPASTFSSVPVAWWWATTSMTTVGYGDIRPDTAMGKVLAFLCILSGILILALPIAIINERFSACYFTLKVKEAATRHGEMLKRLARGSVGGVSVGAGVNLRDAYARSVLEMLKLHGRERASTRSSGGDELWW; encoded by the exons ATGAGCCTCCCCTCCAGCTCTCTTGAAGGGGCGGAGTTCTACAGCCGCAGCACCTCCCCGGTGTCTCTGGACTCCAGTGTTTTCTTCAGCGAGACGACGGCGTCCTGCGTCACCGACTTCTTCATCGTCAATGTCGGAGGGAGTCGCTACGAGCTGTCTCAGGAGCTGCTGGCGTCCTTCCCGGAGACTCGACTCGGGAAACTGGCGTGCTGCAGCCGAGACTCGGCGCTGGAGCTGTGCGACGACGCCGACCTGCTGGAGAACGAGTTCTTCTTCGACCGAAACTCTCAGACCTTCCA GTATGTGATGAACTACTACCGGACGGGTCACCTGCACGTGATGGAGGAGCTGTGCGAGGTCTCCTTCCTGCAGGAGATCGAGTACTGGGGCATCGACGAGCTCCGCATCAAGTCCTGCTGCCGCGACCGTTACTACCGCCGGAAAGAGCAGAAGGAGTCGCTCGACGCACGGCAAGAGTTCGAGGCCGAGGACGCAGAGGACGCCGAGGACTTTGTCGGCGCCGCCTGCCCGGCTCTCCGGCGGCGCCTTTGGGACCTGCTGGAAAAACCGGAGTCATCCCGAGCCGCTCGCACCTTCGGCTCGCTCTCGATGTTCTTCGTGGTCGTGTCCGTCGTCAACATGGTGCTGATCTCGCTCGACCTGGAGGAGGACGTGGGTTTGAGCGGCGCCGCTGCCCCGCTGCTGTTCGACGCTCTGGAGTACGTGTGCGTGCTGTGGTTCACCGGCGAGCTGGCGCTGCGGTTCCTCTGCGTGAGGGACAAGTGGCGCTTCAGTCGGAGCATTCCCAACGTGATCGACCTGCTCGCCATCCTGCCGTTCTACGTGACGCTGGCGGTGGAGAACCTTCACGGGGGGAGCACGGAGCTGGAGAACGTGGGCCGCGTGGTGCAGGTGCTCCGCCTCCTGAGGTCGCTCCGCATGCTGAAGCTGGGACGACACTCCACAG gtctgAAGTCTCTCGGTCTGACCATCGCTCAGTGCTACGAGGAGGTCggcctgctgctcctcttcc gcgTCGGCATCTCAATCTTCGCCACCGTGGTTTTCACCCTGGAGCACGACTTTCCCGCCTCCACCTTCAGCAGCGTGCCCGTCGCATGGTGGTGGGCGACCACCTCCATGACCACAGTCGGGTACGGAGACATCCGACCCGACACGGCGATGGGAAAGGTGCTCGCCTTCCTCTGCATCCTGTCGGGGATCCTGATCCTGGCGCTCCCCATCGCCATCATCAACGAGCGCTTCTCCGCCTGCTACTTCACGCTGAAGGTGAAGGAGGCGGCCACGAGGCACGGCGAGATGCTGAAGAGGCTGGCCCGCGGCTCGGTGGGCGGGGTCAGTGTGGGAGCGGGCGTGAACCTGAGGGACGCCTACGCCCGCAGCGTGCTGGAGATGTTGAAGCTGCACGGGCGAGAGAGGGCGAGCACGCGGAGCAGCGGAGGAGACGAGCTGTGGTGGTGA